DNA sequence from the Desmodus rotundus isolate HL8 chromosome 4, HLdesRot8A.1, whole genome shotgun sequence genome:
CCTGGGGACCCTGGGCCACCCCTCTTCTCACACGTCCTCCCTCACTCCGCATCCCACCAGCTCCACAGCTTACTTAGGATGAACAAGAGTCCAACGATGCACAAGAGCCCTGCGCAGATTGTCCCACCCAGCTGCAGGCCTTCCCAGTCTAGGAGAGTAGAAAGTGAACAGGTGCCAGTTTGGCTCATCCCAACActcattcaaaagaatttatgagTACCTGCTTGTGCAGTTGTGCTTACATTCCaggcaaagaggaaaacagacaaGTAAATAGATACACAGTACAACATCTGGTAGGAGCAAGTGCTAGGAAGAGGAAAATAAGCAGAAGAgcacagaaaaagaatgaatttcaaTGGATGATGAAGGAGGCTTTTCTGAAAGGTGGCATTTGACTGAGTGGGAGGCAAGCTCAAGGACAGTGCAGGCTTGCTTAGGGGACTATAGTGGGCAGCAAGGAACTGGGTGTTGGGGAAGGCAAATGAGAGTGAGGGGCAGAAGAATGTTTGTGTGATACCTGGGAACCCAGCAGCCCATTGCCTCCACCCCTTGCCCCAGAAATCTTCCTAAATATGATGGGTACCTTCCTTCCTTGCTGGAAGGTGGTTCTTTCAAAGACTAGGTTGCATGTTGGCCTTTTGTACTTTTTGTGTTGGCCATACTAGCTTTTTAATTTCCAATCCCAGCCCCATCCTGCTCCTCCTTCATCACCCCTTTTAAGTCTCACTATGCCTACACTGGGCTCTACATCACCCCTCAACAAATTTTAGTAAAAAAGTCCAGGACAAGCTAGGGAAGGGGGATGAGGGATATAGTGTCTTACCGTAGTAGAAGGGACTGTATTTATctgcaggaaataaaaataaataaataaggaccAGAACTAGGAGGCAGGATGTAGGATCTTAGAGGCAAAAATGTGGACAGCAGGAGCAGTTTGTTTGGGGCCTCACTCACCAACCAGATCATTGGCTTCAAAGACAGGCATGCCTGGATGGAAGAAGCAGAGGGACTGGGTGATAATTCATGACTCTAGTGTCAACATGAATCAGCAGATAGACCTCAGCCCAAAGGACAAGGACAACCAACCTCACTGGAAGGCACTGGCACCGTGGGGCCAGTTCCCTTCTCATACCTTCCCCAGCCCCAAACAATGCTGCTGAGGTTCTGTCTTCCATCTCTTAGCCTTTGGCCCCTAACAGCCCTTGCTGCCATTTCACAGGCTTcctgttgtttttaaagattttatttattttcagagagaggggaagggagggagtaagaaggagagaaacattgatatgagagaggaacatttatcagttgcctttcacattcctctaactggggacctggcctacaactcaggcatgtgccctgacagagaatccaacccacaaccttttggtttgtgggacaatgcccaatccactgacccacaacAGTCAGGACTCTGCTGTTCTTTCTTGCACTCGAAATGGGATAGCGTGTTTGTATCTCTCTATCTTCACCTAAGAAGCTTCCTACACAGAAGCTGGCTTCCCCTCTGTATCCTAAAGAAATAGGAAATGCTTTTCATTTCATGCCAAATGCCAGTTACAGTTCTTACCTGTACTATCATTTCTCTTTAAATCAACAGtgtaaatgaaaacacatttatttgACATCAGGCTTCCTTTGAGAGGTGCTGACCTGATCTTCACTGCCTTAGTGGGCATGTGAGTGGCAGCAGGGTCACCTCTAGGAGGACTCACCTGCCAGTGCAAAGAGAAGGCCCCAGGTCACTCTCTCCATGTCACAGCTGCAGGGCAGGGCTGTAGGGTTGGGGTTCAGGCTGGGGTCAGGTGGCCCCCACCTACCTGGTGGGAGAGTAAGGGCACCAATCTCAAGGATGTTGCTTATTAGGCAGTCTTGGGAAAGTCACTaacttctctttcctcatttgGAGATGAAAATAGTAGTGTTTTGTGGTGTTATATGGGTTGATTAATACTAGTTAAGTGCTCAGAGCAGTTCCTTAGTATATGGAAGGAACTGTAAGTATATGTTCCTTAGTGCATATAAGGCTTTGTTAAAATCTAAAGTCAGATGCTTGACCCAAGGTCAGGTGAACAGAGTTGCTGATCTAACtcaggctttaaaatttttttttttaatttagaaaatttttttcaattacagtttacattcaatactattttgtgttagtttcaggtgtatttACTCAGGCTTTGATGCCTGCCTTCCTAACCCCACACAAGGGGCAAGGTTGTCAGGCCTTGGACTATTGTTTCCaaagttctgggcctggggcacTATCAGGCTGCATTCCAAGAGAGACTCCTTAAAGGGTGCACCCAAGCCTGAGCTGAGTAGAGGAGCCAGCTGCTTAGCTGCGAAGTGGGAGGACTGCTAGAGGCAGACAGAGCCTCCCACCCTAGCCTCAGCATGGAGCCTGCTCCAGGCAGCCCCCAATTCCACTCTCAGTGTACACACTGCTATTGGCAGGAAACTGCTTGGCTGTTGGGACATTGCTCCTTCCTACTTTCTCCTTAGGGTAGAAACTAGTCCCTGGGGTGGCTGTAGCTGGAGATAAGACCCCTCCCAACTTTCTGCAGAATCGTATTGTTAGCTGCAAAAAGGCACAGGGATTGTCAGTGGCTTCAATAATAATATTGAAGCCATTATTATTTGCTGGGACCAGCTGGAGGAAGTCTAATCCACTCTCAGCAAATTAATAGCTGTGTGAATCAGCAGGttaaactctctgtgcttctgtgtcctataaaatgaagataattataaTAGCAACCTCATAAGATTATGactggattaaataaattaatatgtcCAGTTTAAGAACAGTGCCCACAGTAAGTACTAAATGTATTAcaataataaacacataaataccTAGGTCCTAAAACCGTTGAAGGGAGGGCCTGTTAACATGCTGCTTCTGAAGGCAGAGATTTGTCCTTGAGCAGAGACTAGTCTGCCTCTCTACTACTTTCCTGACCATGGAATTCCTGGATCAGACGGTTGCAACTCCATTTTACATATTCTTTAGCCAAAGGCTAGCTCCTGTtgcttcccactcccctcccctccctccctcgccccaccctaccccatcccctgcccctcaCCATCCACACAACAGTAGTCAAAGAATAGACACCCTCCAATCCCCAAACTCCCAAACACACACCAAGAATACCCAGGCATGACCACCTCTTCCCTCAGCCTATTACTCTGggccacccctccacccctgcccttccACCTACCAGCTCGAAGTCTTAGCAGTTACCTGCTCACTCAAGAGCCAGTTCTGAACTCACCTGAGAGCAGGGTGCACAGAGCAGGTCTGAGGAAGCTGCTGGGGCTGTTTTCAGCTCAGTAGGTTCCAGCTCTTTAAACCCAGCAGTCTCGCCTAGGGCAACAATACCTTCAGACCAGATGGAACTGGTCAGACTCTGTAAGACTTCCACAGCTCTTTCTCATCTGCTTTTAAGGAGATGGCTAGCCCTGCCACACCCAGTGCAGTGCAGGACTCCTAGGGGCCCCGGGGCCAGCTCAGAGATTGGGGTGGTTGTAGGGGAGAGATTCTCTGATGCTTCTCTTGTGGAGAAAATGACTTTTACCTTCTTCTGCTCACCTAGGTCCTAAAAGAGGGGCCCTGAGGTGTGCTGTAGGGGACAGGGTGTTTCTGGGTTCTTGTGCCAGCAGAGGGGGTTCCAGGACTTCTGTGTGGGGTAGCCGGGGATAGTTGAGTTGACATGATGCCAGGGACTGGCCTCGAAGTTCCATTTGTTCAGTGGTTTCATTGCTTTTCCTTGGGCTGGGTGTTCATTGATAAGGAGGGCTGGGGCTGATGGGTACCCCTCAGGATTATCTGCCCTCTGACTAGGCCCTGACACTCCCTTCACCCAGGAACACTGACAGCTGGAATTCAGAAAGCACCCAGACCCAACCCTGGTTTCTCTCCTAGCTgctagggggtgggcagggaagggtcACCAGCTACAGGATGAGAAGTGGGCCACCTTCCTCTGAGGACCCCCATGCTTGTCTCAGTCCCTGCTGGCCAAATCTCCTCTTACCTGTCATTCTACCTCATACTTTTAGCCTATGCCCTTGGCCCTGGATGAGCCAGGCCTCTTTATTCTGTAGTCCCCCTTCCCCAGTTTTTCTCTATTCGCTGCTTTTCACTGCATAGTGACCAACTGAAGGCAAGGAATTTTCCTCCCTTATTCCCAACGCCCAGCTGTGGACACCAATATATAGACCTCGATTAGATTGTTACTGGAGGAGGTAATCAAGAGTATGTGGCTGCCAACTGAACCTAGAGCTGGACCCAATTAAATGCTCCTCATCTCATCCCCTGTTCTTGAAATGTATGCTTGTTACAGAGCAGAAGCAGGGGTGGTTCCtgcacgataaattattacagaaaggattccgcctttctgtatctggaggttccttcccccacgcctccacctgctaggttcgcaatgcccgccgccagaggaaggacgtctctcaatgccagagactggtgagaaggaaaggaattgtttatttaaaagttacacagacttagagtaatggcctaatgtcttcaataagatactaaagtcctctagaatacccacagatgcacagtccttccctctccctgtgcccagtccggggtaccgtgtctcaggaaaagatgtagaagtccgtgattcaggctcccggcaccatccgctgtgtggctgctgcaatatccagttaatccaaagccgtgtggcaccttctcatggcccaccagcaagagtcctctctcccctttctctatggctgcaaagtctctcctgctgcctaagccatgtggcaagaagaagcactccaaaacctcgtggtcctcttcctttccctcagaatcgcggggtctcttttccccacttcagaaccacatggacctctatctatctacttgcttcagagcctcgtggttctcccatttacttcagagcctcgtggtctcttcttctctcctaaaaccttgtggtcctccccactactttgaagccgtgtggtctctcctcttcctatggctgccgggcctaggtttaaatcccagtgcccatcttcctttgcagccccatttctgactcctcctacagtcagctacacctgccagcatccctgtattcttccagctttactgggctgccatagtaagtctgggcaggtgtggccccatggcatggagccaatcatctccatgctctcacgcaggccctgtaaccagggggagttacttcccagtcccatcctgggtggaatttggtcccatccccctggctcaaagcatggccacagctacttaacacatccatgaaaccagttaaaggttatagatatgttaaatgactgtgccaggggttagctgcaaagctcttgctacccaatacagctctgaatggccctgttccatgtgtcccatcccccttggctcaggcctgtgggggtgaagacatcctacatacatttttctaatatttcctggacaccctgagtcctggaccccattacaaatcccttcttggggccctcctcttggctgcaccctgcttcatgcTTTGCCTACCGACACACAGTAGGAACTGTTCCAAGGACATAGCCTCATATGTTTTGAACTGATCTCAGCTTATCAATAACCAATATTGTGGCTGGACCAGCCCTTGTGGTTTTTATTATGATTGCAAGATGCCCTTCAGCAATAACCATCAAGaaactctgaaaaaaataaagggccctgactggtgtggctcagtgtgttgggcatcctcccaaaaggttgccagttgattgccagtcagggcacatacctgggttgtgggccaggtccccaggttagGGACATGAGAGgagacaaccaatccatgtttctcttgcatatcaatgtttctcgccctctctttctccctcccttcccctctctgtagaaataaataaataaagtcttttttaaaaaaagaagaaaaaaataaaggtttattaCTCACAGGATCTGGAAATTACACAGCACACCTGGGGCCACTCAATATAGtcacatggagagagagaaaaagagagagagaatgggccTGGGGTTCTGCATTTATTGGGGTTGAAGGTGGGAGCCTAGGGTTTCATGGgcttgtaacagggtgcagccggggggcccccaaatggggatttgtatGGGGGTCCAgtactcagggtgtccaggatatatataggatgtcctcacccccacaagtctgaactgggggatagGACacttggagcagggccattgagagctatTTTGCATAGTAACAGTTTTGCAACTAACCTCAatcatggtcatttaacatatctataacttttaactggtttcatgggtATGTTGAATAGTTGTGGCCAAGCTTtcagccagggagatgggagtgacttccacacaggatgtaactgggaggcagctccccctggtttcAGCGCTTCCGTGAGAGCTTGGAGTAGGAGGGGACCACATGACTTTGGCAAAAAAGGAGGGACCATGAGGCTTTTGGTGAGAGAGGGAGAACCTTGTgcctttggggctccctttgccactcagcttaggaagctggaaagcaagatgtagcagccatgcagagctctctcttagcagtttggaagaatgcaggagagacgctgggggaaggaaaggggtaaaaggactcttgctggtgggccatgagaaggtgccacgcggatttggattaagagctggagATCTcggcagcaacacagctgatcgttgctgggaactgagggaggtCTACCAGCCAACCATgaattactgggaagaaccaggggctaccagagccatggacttctatttcttttcatgagatatggtacccctgactgggcaaagggggaaaggaaagactgtgtgtgtttgtgggtgttttaagggactttggcatctcaatgaagacattaagtcattactcttaaatCTGTGTAAcgtttgaataaataattcctttccttttcaccaatctctgtcATTGAGAGATGTAATTTCTTGGTGGCAgacaaggcaaacctagtacatgGGGGCCCTGGGAGAAAGGGGTGTCCATTCCGTGATAGAATATCATTCTCTGCTCCTCCCcacgggtctgttctgtaacaggctTACACCTTATCagtgaatttaaaacattaaagtgGGGATTTAAAGtctgggaagaggaagaaaaacaagtagCCCCAATGGCCAGTTATTGAAATCAACCAAGATTTCTAAAGCACAGTAGCCTCAGTGGGGGGAGGTGGCCTGTCTCTTTATCTAATCTTTATCTAGCACTTTATCTATGTGACTGGCAATGTGTTTACCTGAGATAGCCCTCTTTGAAATGGATACCTCACAGGTGGTCAATCAAAGCTAAGTcagatccttgcctttcaaaaaataaataaaataactgtcATGGCTAACACTAAAATTTGAGTGAGTAAGGTGTTGTTGAGAACATCTGGACTGTGTACGACTGAATCCAGTTAAGGCCTCTAtacaaacttttaagattctggtggGTGGATGTGGGTATTTACTCCTCTTGTGGTTACCCAAGACAGGCCTCATCAGTAAGTTCCACtgcttattaaacctgccacctaccaatctggagtggtctgcctctttcttcagtctcttcctATCCTCCGTGTAGGGACCCAGTTTGTGAACAAATGATCATTGAATCAATGAGGACAAG
Encoded proteins:
- the FXYD4 gene encoding FXYD domain-containing ion transport regulator 4, with protein sequence MERVTWGLLFALAGMPVFEANDLVDKYSPFYYDWEGLQLGGTICAGLLCIVGLLFILSGKCKCKNNQKQSPLPE